In Vibrio bathopelagicus, the following are encoded in one genomic region:
- the hldE gene encoding bifunctional D-glycero-beta-D-manno-heptose-7-phosphate kinase/D-glycero-beta-D-manno-heptose 1-phosphate adenylyltransferase HldE, with protein sequence MKPILPDYSQSGVLIVGDVMLDRYWYGPTGRISPEAPVPVVKVENNEERPGGAANVAMNIASLGGHAHVVGLTGKDEPAEVLKNTLGALNVKCDFVELDDYPTITKLRVMSRGQQLIRLDFEDKFENTDPELVLSRMEQALPNVRSVILSDYAKGALEHVQSFIQKARSANVPVFIDPKGADLERYRGATLLTPNMSEFELVAGKVKSEEDLIEKGIALIEKYDFEALLVTRSEHGMTLLRKGLAPFHLPTQAKEVYDVTGAGDTVISVLAASVAAGKPLDEACALANAAAGVVVGKLGTSTLSTIELAEAIHGSQDTDYGVISEAALVEAVKRARAKGEKVVMTNGCFDILHAGHVSYMNHAAELGDRLIVAVNTDDSVKRLKGPGRPVNPTDRRMAVLAGLGAVDWVVPFSEDTPQRLISEVLPSILVKGGDYKPEDIAGGAEVIAAGGEVKVLNFEDGCSTTEIIKAIKGGRG encoded by the coding sequence ATGAAACCAATTCTACCTGACTACAGCCAATCAGGTGTTCTTATTGTCGGTGATGTAATGCTTGATCGTTACTGGTATGGCCCAACTGGCCGTATTTCACCAGAAGCACCTGTACCCGTTGTGAAAGTAGAAAATAACGAGGAGCGCCCTGGAGGTGCTGCCAATGTAGCGATGAATATTGCTTCTCTTGGTGGTCATGCTCATGTCGTTGGTTTGACTGGTAAAGATGAACCTGCTGAGGTGTTAAAAAACACCTTAGGTGCGCTCAATGTTAAGTGCGACTTTGTTGAGTTGGACGATTACCCAACCATCACTAAACTGCGAGTAATGAGCCGAGGTCAACAGCTGATTCGTCTTGATTTTGAAGACAAATTTGAGAACACAGATCCGGAGTTGGTCTTGTCTCGCATGGAACAAGCGCTACCTAATGTACGTTCGGTTATCCTATCTGATTATGCGAAAGGTGCACTTGAGCACGTACAGAGCTTTATCCAAAAAGCTCGTTCGGCTAATGTTCCTGTATTTATCGATCCGAAAGGCGCTGATTTGGAACGCTACCGCGGTGCAACTTTGCTTACTCCAAACATGTCGGAATTTGAGTTGGTTGCAGGCAAGGTTAAGTCTGAAGAAGATCTTATTGAGAAAGGCATAGCCTTGATTGAAAAGTATGACTTTGAAGCTTTGTTGGTGACTCGTAGTGAACATGGTATGACGCTGCTTCGTAAAGGTCTGGCACCATTCCACTTACCGACTCAAGCCAAAGAAGTCTATGACGTTACTGGTGCAGGCGATACCGTTATCTCAGTACTGGCTGCGTCTGTTGCTGCTGGTAAGCCACTGGATGAAGCGTGTGCATTAGCGAACGCAGCGGCTGGTGTGGTTGTTGGTAAGCTAGGTACGTCAACGTTATCTACGATTGAACTCGCGGAAGCGATTCATGGTAGCCAAGATACTGACTACGGTGTGATCTCTGAAGCGGCACTGGTTGAAGCGGTTAAGCGAGCTCGTGCGAAAGGCGAGAAAGTGGTTATGACTAATGGCTGCTTTGATATTCTTCATGCTGGTCATGTCTCTTACATGAACCATGCGGCTGAGTTAGGTGATCGTTTGATCGTTGCCGTTAATACGGATGACTCAGTGAAACGTTTGAAAGGTCCTGGGCGCCCTGTGAACCCAACCGATCGTCGTATGGCGGTATTGGCTGGTTTAGGTGCGGTTGATTGGGTTGTTCCGTTTTCTGAAGATACGCCTCAACGTTTGATCTCTGAAGTATTGCCAAGCATTTTGGTGAAAGGTGGTGATTATAAACCTGAAGATATCGCTGGCGGTGCGGAAGTGATTGCGGCTGGTGGCGAAGTTAAAGTACTTAACTTTGAAGATGGTTGCTCTACGACTGAAATCATCAAAGCTATTAAAGGTGGCCGAGGTTAA
- the parE gene encoding DNA topoisomerase IV subunit B — MTEQYNAKDLEVLEGLDPVRHRPGMYTETERPNHLAQEVIDNSVDEALAGHAKKIKVVLHADQSLEVTDDGRGMPVDIHPEKGISGVELILTKLHSGGKFSNNNYKFSGGLHGVGISVVNALSKRVEVTVRREGQVHEIALEGGHAVTELTVTGTCGHRNSGTSVHFWPDPKYFDSSKFSVLRLINNLRAKAVLCPGLEITFIDKVGGEEHKWYYEDGLKDYLAEGVKGYTLLPEEPYVGEFVAETEMANWAIIWQPEGGDMITESYVNLVPTKQGGTHVNGLRQGLLDAMREFCEFRNLLPRGVKLTGDDIFDRCSYVLSVKMQDPQFAGQTKERLSSRQTAAFVSGVVKDAFSLWLNEKPQLAELLAEACIANAHRRMRASKKVVRKKIASGPALPGKLTDCSVQDLSRTEIFFVEGDSAGGSAKQARDREFQAVMPLRGKILNTWEVSADQVLASQEVHDISVALGIDPDNDDLSGLRYGKICILADADSDGLHIATLLCALFTRHFHALVEAGHIYVAMPPLYRIDCGKEVFYALDDAEKDGVLERLSQKKAKINVQRFKGLGEMNPLQLRETTMDPNTRRLVQLTIDDNDATNEMMDMLLGKKRADDRRSWLQTNGDMAEV; from the coding sequence ATGACTGAACAATATAATGCAAAAGACCTCGAGGTACTTGAAGGTCTCGATCCTGTGCGACACCGCCCAGGTATGTATACAGAGACAGAAAGGCCGAACCACCTTGCCCAAGAAGTCATTGATAACTCGGTCGATGAAGCATTAGCGGGACACGCTAAGAAAATTAAAGTCGTGCTTCATGCTGACCAATCATTAGAAGTTACCGATGACGGCCGTGGTATGCCGGTTGATATCCACCCTGAAAAAGGGATCTCGGGTGTTGAGCTGATTTTAACTAAGCTCCACTCAGGCGGTAAATTCTCAAACAACAACTACAAGTTTTCAGGTGGTTTGCACGGGGTAGGTATCTCGGTAGTAAACGCACTGTCTAAACGTGTAGAAGTGACCGTTCGCCGTGAAGGGCAAGTGCACGAAATTGCCTTAGAAGGTGGTCATGCAGTGACTGAACTCACTGTGACTGGCACTTGTGGTCATCGCAATAGTGGTACATCTGTTCACTTCTGGCCTGATCCTAAATACTTCGATAGCTCTAAGTTTTCGGTTTTACGTCTTATTAATAACCTGCGCGCGAAAGCAGTACTTTGCCCGGGTTTAGAAATCACTTTCATCGATAAAGTGGGCGGTGAAGAACATAAGTGGTACTACGAAGATGGCCTAAAAGATTACCTTGCTGAAGGTGTGAAAGGTTATACCTTACTACCTGAAGAGCCTTACGTTGGCGAGTTCGTTGCTGAAACTGAAATGGCGAACTGGGCGATTATCTGGCAGCCTGAAGGCGGTGATATGATCACCGAGAGTTACGTGAACTTAGTACCAACTAAACAAGGTGGTACACACGTAAACGGTCTTCGCCAAGGTCTGCTTGATGCGATGCGTGAGTTCTGTGAATTCCGTAACTTGCTGCCTCGTGGCGTTAAGTTAACGGGTGATGACATCTTTGACCGTTGTTCTTACGTTCTATCGGTGAAGATGCAAGATCCACAATTTGCTGGTCAAACGAAAGAGCGTCTATCTTCTCGTCAAACCGCTGCGTTTGTTTCTGGTGTCGTTAAAGATGCGTTTAGCTTGTGGTTGAATGAAAAGCCTCAGCTCGCAGAACTACTTGCAGAAGCGTGTATTGCTAACGCCCATCGTCGTATGCGAGCAAGCAAAAAGGTTGTACGTAAAAAAATTGCTTCTGGTCCAGCACTGCCGGGTAAATTAACTGACTGTTCAGTTCAAGACTTAAGCCGCACCGAAATCTTCTTTGTGGAAGGGGACTCGGCGGGCGGTTCTGCTAAACAAGCTCGTGATCGTGAATTCCAAGCGGTAATGCCACTGCGCGGTAAGATTCTCAACACATGGGAAGTATCTGCAGACCAAGTTCTTGCTTCACAAGAAGTACATGATATTTCCGTAGCTCTCGGTATCGACCCTGATAACGATGATTTATCGGGTTTACGTTACGGTAAAATCTGTATTCTTGCCGATGCGGACTCGGATGGTCTTCATATCGCGACACTGTTGTGTGCACTGTTTACTCGCCACTTCCATGCATTGGTTGAAGCGGGTCATATCTATGTGGCAATGCCTCCTCTGTATCGTATCGATTGCGGTAAAGAAGTGTTCTACGCACTCGATGACGCAGAGAAAGATGGTGTACTTGAGCGATTATCGCAGAAAAAAGCCAAGATCAACGTGCAACGATTCAAAGGTCTGGGTGAGATGAACCCACTTCAGTTGCGTGAAACCACGATGGATCCAAATACTCGTCGTCTTGTTCAGTTGACTATTGATGACAACGATGCGACCAACGAGATGATGGACATGCTGCTTGGTAAAAAACGTGCAGATGATCGCCGTTCATGGCTACAGACTAACGGTGATATGGCCGAGGTATAA
- the tolC gene encoding outer membrane channel protein TolC, whose product MKKLLPLFISAAIGSLSSSAFADTLAEVYDQAKQNDPQLLRSAAQRDAAFEAVTSSRSSLLPQINLTANYDINRGDRSDMSNDNNQWGVGIGFSQELYQRSSWITLDTAEKTARQSDSAYAAEQQALILRVATAYFEVLRAQDNLEFVRAEKAAVARQLEQTKQRFEVGLSAITDVHDAQAQYDGVLADEVLAENTLINNYEGLREITGQEHSNLSILDTDRFSASKSSESASALVEQAEQKNLSLLASRISQDVAKDNISLASSGHLPSLTLDGSYGLAEQTDSSTSANDYDSDNLNIGLNLVVPLYTGGSTTSLTKQAEYNYVAASEDLEATYRSVVKDVRAFNNNITASIGALRAYEQSVVSAQSALEATEAGFDVGTRTIVDVLDSTRRLYDANKNLSDARYNYILSVLQLRQAVGTLSEQDIVDVNAGLKVANK is encoded by the coding sequence ATGAAAAAACTGCTTCCACTATTTATCAGTGCAGCAATTGGCAGCCTGAGTTCGTCAGCTTTCGCTGATACGCTAGCTGAAGTTTACGACCAAGCAAAACAGAACGATCCACAACTTCTTCGTTCAGCAGCGCAGCGCGATGCCGCTTTTGAAGCAGTAACGTCAAGCCGTAGCTCTTTGTTACCGCAAATCAATTTAACGGCTAACTACGACATTAACCGTGGCGATCGAAGCGATATGAGCAATGACAACAACCAATGGGGTGTTGGCATCGGTTTCAGTCAAGAGCTTTACCAGCGTTCTTCTTGGATCACACTAGACACGGCAGAGAAAACTGCTCGTCAATCTGATTCAGCGTATGCGGCAGAGCAACAAGCTTTGATCCTTCGTGTTGCGACAGCATACTTCGAAGTACTTCGAGCTCAGGATAATCTAGAGTTTGTTCGTGCAGAAAAAGCCGCGGTTGCTCGTCAACTAGAGCAAACTAAGCAACGTTTTGAAGTAGGTCTTTCAGCAATCACCGATGTACATGATGCGCAAGCTCAGTACGATGGCGTATTGGCTGACGAAGTTTTAGCAGAAAACACTCTGATAAATAACTACGAAGGTCTACGTGAGATCACTGGTCAGGAACACTCTAACCTAAGCATCCTAGATACTGATCGTTTCTCGGCAAGCAAGTCTTCTGAATCTGCATCTGCACTTGTTGAACAAGCAGAGCAAAAGAACCTTAGCCTTCTTGCATCACGTATCTCTCAAGACGTAGCAAAAGATAACATCTCTCTAGCAAGCTCTGGTCACCTACCAAGCTTAACGTTAGATGGTAGTTACGGTCTTGCAGAACAGACTGACAGCTCTACCAGTGCAAATGATTACGACTCTGACAACCTAAACATTGGTTTGAACTTAGTTGTACCTCTATACACCGGTGGTAGCACAACTTCTTTGACTAAACAGGCTGAATACAACTACGTTGCAGCAAGTGAAGATCTAGAAGCCACTTACCGTAGCGTTGTAAAAGACGTACGTGCATTCAACAACAACATCACAGCTTCGATCGGTGCTCTACGCGCTTACGAACAATCTGTGGTTTCAGCTCAGTCTGCTCTAGAAGCAACAGAAGCTGGTTTTGATGTGGGTACTCGTACTATCGTTGACGTACTAGATTCGACTCGTCGTCTATACGATGCGAACAAAAACCTTTCAGATGCTCGTTACAACTACATCCTAAGTGTACTTCAGCTTCGTCAAGCGGTTGGTACACTAAGCGAACAAGACATCGTTGATGTAAACGCAGGTCTAAAAGTAGCAAACAAGTAA
- the yqiA gene encoding esterase YqiA, giving the protein MSEFLKQTAKPSLLLYIHGFNSSSRSHKATVMAEYCAQHRADIKVVTPQLPSFPQQAALHLQQLVEQYKDQYQIALVGSSLGGYLSTWLNSHYGFKAVVVNPAVKPYELLADYLGEQVNPYTDERYVLEAKHIDELKALEVPALAKPSDFWLLQQTEDEVLDYRQAVEKYQGATQTVEEGGDHSFVDFERYPQQIVTFLNL; this is encoded by the coding sequence ATGTCTGAATTTCTCAAGCAAACTGCAAAACCATCACTGCTTCTCTATATTCATGGTTTTAACAGTTCATCACGTTCTCACAAGGCGACAGTGATGGCTGAGTACTGCGCTCAACATCGCGCTGATATTAAAGTTGTAACTCCTCAACTGCCGAGTTTCCCTCAGCAAGCAGCTCTGCATTTACAGCAGCTAGTGGAGCAATATAAAGATCAATATCAGATCGCGTTAGTCGGTAGCTCGTTGGGTGGCTATCTTTCAACATGGCTGAATAGTCACTATGGTTTCAAAGCGGTGGTTGTAAACCCTGCAGTGAAGCCGTATGAGCTGCTTGCTGATTATTTAGGTGAGCAAGTAAACCCATACACAGATGAACGATATGTGTTAGAAGCAAAGCATATTGATGAACTGAAGGCATTAGAGGTGCCGGCTTTAGCTAAGCCGAGTGATTTCTGGTTACTTCAGCAAACGGAAGACGAAGTTCTGGATTACCGACAAGCGGTAGAGAAGTACCAAGGTGCAACACAAACAGTAGAAGAGGGCGGGGATCATAGCTTTGTTGATTTTGAACGCTACCCACAACAAATCGTCACCTTTCTAAATCTTTAA
- a CDS encoding DUF1249 family protein — protein sequence MPNIAVKKPYHVDLAELMRVYETNYAKLNALLPVGHEVGDVRCYQAVNMVYQLTVNEVTKYTTLIDICQSDAMPVFPLPEMSVRLYHDARVAEVCASGDFSRVKAKYDYPNTKLLQKDEKFQLNKFLGEWLTFCLKTGISRTPIAF from the coding sequence ATGCCAAATATAGCGGTCAAAAAACCGTATCATGTTGATCTTGCTGAATTGATGCGAGTTTACGAAACCAATTATGCCAAACTTAACGCTTTGTTACCTGTTGGGCATGAGGTTGGTGACGTTCGCTGTTACCAAGCCGTTAATATGGTGTATCAATTGACAGTGAATGAGGTCACAAAATACACCACATTAATAGATATATGTCAGAGTGACGCGATGCCAGTGTTTCCTTTGCCAGAAATGTCTGTCAGGCTATATCACGACGCTCGAGTTGCAGAAGTATGCGCTAGCGGGGACTTTTCACGAGTCAAAGCGAAATATGACTATCCCAACACTAAGCTTCTTCAAAAGGACGAGAAATTTCAATTGAATAAATTTCTTGGAGAATGGTTAACGTTTTGTTTAAAAACTGGTATCAGCCGAACTCCAATTGCCTTTTAA
- the nudF gene encoding ADP-ribose diphosphatase — protein MQQYDNQRHEFTPQDVEIVSKETLFRGFFKMVKYTFKHKLFEGGWSQPIEREMFERGHAAALLPYDPVRDEVVIVEQIRVGALEHQNPWQYEIVAGIIDTDESPQDVARREAMEEAGVEVGSVLPITSYYPSSGGCSERLDVFVGCVDATTAKGVHGLDYEGEDIRVQVMSREAAYQLVKEGVFENGATIIALQWLQLNYQELQSEWID, from the coding sequence ATGCAACAGTATGACAATCAACGACATGAGTTTACTCCGCAAGATGTGGAAATAGTCTCAAAAGAGACGCTGTTTCGTGGTTTTTTTAAAATGGTGAAGTACACATTCAAGCATAAGCTTTTTGAGGGAGGCTGGAGCCAACCGATAGAACGCGAGATGTTTGAGCGTGGTCATGCCGCCGCTTTGTTACCTTACGATCCTGTCCGTGATGAAGTTGTGATCGTGGAGCAGATCCGTGTCGGTGCTTTAGAGCATCAAAACCCGTGGCAATACGAAATTGTTGCTGGGATCATTGATACGGACGAATCCCCCCAAGACGTCGCTCGTCGTGAAGCAATGGAAGAAGCGGGAGTCGAAGTCGGATCTGTATTACCGATTACTTCGTATTACCCTTCATCTGGAGGCTGTTCAGAAAGACTTGACGTCTTTGTTGGCTGCGTTGATGCCACGACAGCAAAAGGGGTACACGGATTGGATTACGAAGGTGAAGATATTCGCGTACAAGTGATGAGTCGCGAAGCGGCTTATCAGTTAGTAAAAGAGGGTGTGTTTGAAAATGGGGCCACGATCATTGCGTTGCAGTGGCTACAATTGAACTACCAAGAATTACAGTCAGAGTGGATAGATTAA
- the glnE gene encoding bifunctional [glutamate--ammonia ligase]-adenylyl-L-tyrosine phosphorylase/[glutamate--ammonia-ligase] adenylyltransferase, translated as MPLPPQLVTHSQSAFEHLLEHQSEAINAWSEPLVDDLKYVLGLSGFIGECLQRDSVLSSALPDMLKCDERAQGYRERLAELLSNCTDEMSGQRVLRQFRNREMTYIAWRDFMGSWQLEQSLSHLSMLAEAMIFETYQWQYDICCKEWGTPCNEQGEAQPMLIIGMGKLGGGELNFSSDIDLIFTYPENGETQGARRSIANAQFFTRLGQRIIKALDQQTFDGFCYRVDMRLRPFGESGPLVMSYAALEDYYQEQGRDWERYAMVKARVMGCEMYPQYQELRQMLRPFVFRRYIDFSAIQSLRRMKSMIGSEVRRRGLSNNIKLGSGGIREVEFIAQVFQLIRGGREPSLRGRGLLETLSAIEALSLLETEEVGHLRDAYLFLRRLENLLQAMGDKQTQTLPDNEQEQLQLAIAMQFSDWDGLIDATRAHMANVHTVFEDLIGVEEEDANPIASHFSELWDMARKPDVIEHVLEHDIAVASPPQAAKTIIQFKADLAKKTLGPRGREVLNRLMPKVFQALYTAKDAEFGLSRVLHLLQKIVTRTTYLELLDEHPAALTQLVRLCTASPMISEQLGRYPILLDELIDPQQLYNPVPLESYKTELRDYLARIPEDDMEQQMEGLRQFKQTCILRIVAADIAGALPVMKVSDHLTYLAEAIVEAGVNQAWLQVSAKFGEPTHVKDREGRGFAVVGYGKVGGWELGYNSDLDIVFMHDCPVHIYTDGKKEIDGRQFYLRLAQRIIHIFSTRTASGILYEVDTRLRPSGASGLLVSPTDAFDEYQHQDAWTWEHQALTRARMIYGDELLASAFNKTRHEVLCLPRDEATLKKSVVDMREKMRGHLGGKKSDRFMLKQDAGGITDVEFLAQYLVLRYSNEKPKLTRWCDNVRIFESLLSQGIMDEQQGVALMNAYTTLRDEIHHRNLLNLDADVAIDKFEMEREHVVQAWKQWMEA; from the coding sequence ATGCCATTGCCTCCTCAACTCGTTACTCATTCGCAGTCTGCTTTTGAGCATTTACTAGAACATCAAAGTGAAGCCATTAATGCGTGGTCTGAACCACTTGTTGACGATCTTAAGTATGTATTAGGTTTGAGCGGCTTCATTGGTGAATGCCTGCAGCGTGATTCGGTTTTATCGAGCGCTTTACCAGACATGCTCAAGTGCGATGAACGTGCTCAAGGATATCGTGAGCGATTAGCAGAGCTTCTCTCTAATTGTACTGATGAAATGAGTGGTCAACGAGTGTTGCGCCAATTCCGCAACCGAGAAATGACCTATATTGCATGGCGTGACTTTATGGGCTCTTGGCAACTTGAACAGAGCTTAAGCCATTTATCGATGTTAGCTGAGGCGATGATCTTCGAGACCTATCAATGGCAATACGACATTTGCTGTAAAGAGTGGGGCACTCCTTGCAATGAACAAGGCGAAGCGCAGCCTATGTTGATCATCGGTATGGGGAAGTTGGGTGGCGGAGAGCTTAACTTTTCTTCGGATATCGACCTAATTTTTACCTACCCTGAAAATGGCGAAACACAAGGTGCTCGACGAAGTATCGCCAATGCTCAGTTTTTCACTCGCCTAGGGCAACGCATTATCAAGGCGCTCGATCAGCAAACTTTTGATGGATTCTGTTATCGCGTCGACATGCGTCTGCGTCCATTCGGTGAGAGTGGACCTTTGGTGATGAGCTATGCTGCGCTGGAAGATTACTACCAAGAGCAAGGCCGTGATTGGGAACGCTACGCGATGGTTAAGGCGCGAGTCATGGGCTGTGAAATGTATCCTCAGTACCAAGAGCTTCGCCAGATGCTACGCCCATTTGTGTTCCGTCGTTATATCGATTTCAGTGCCATTCAATCGTTAAGACGCATGAAGTCGATGATTGGCAGTGAGGTTCGTCGTCGTGGCTTATCGAACAACATCAAACTGGGCTCTGGCGGCATCCGCGAAGTGGAGTTTATTGCTCAAGTATTTCAGCTGATCAGAGGCGGCCGTGAACCAAGCCTTCGTGGGCGAGGTCTACTTGAAACGCTAAGTGCGATTGAAGCTCTGAGTTTGCTAGAAACTGAAGAGGTGGGTCACTTACGTGATGCTTACCTGTTTTTACGTCGCCTTGAAAATCTATTGCAAGCTATGGGAGATAAGCAGACCCAGACCTTACCTGACAACGAGCAAGAGCAATTACAGCTAGCGATAGCGATGCAATTTTCTGATTGGGATGGTTTGATTGACGCGACCCGTGCGCACATGGCGAATGTACACACCGTATTTGAAGACTTGATTGGGGTTGAAGAAGAAGACGCCAATCCAATTGCGAGTCACTTTAGTGAGCTGTGGGATATGGCTCGTAAACCGGATGTGATTGAGCATGTATTAGAACATGACATAGCGGTAGCTAGCCCACCTCAAGCGGCTAAAACGATCATTCAATTTAAAGCTGATTTGGCTAAGAAAACCCTCGGCCCTCGTGGGCGCGAAGTTCTCAATCGTTTGATGCCTAAAGTATTCCAAGCCTTATATACCGCCAAAGATGCCGAGTTTGGCTTGTCACGCGTGTTGCATTTACTGCAAAAGATAGTGACTCGAACCACCTATCTAGAGCTGCTTGATGAACATCCTGCCGCCTTGACTCAACTCGTTCGCCTGTGTACAGCGAGTCCGATGATCTCGGAGCAGCTTGGTCGTTATCCTATTCTTTTAGATGAACTTATCGACCCTCAGCAACTCTATAACCCTGTGCCATTAGAGTCGTATAAAACAGAGTTGCGTGATTATCTTGCTCGTATTCCTGAAGACGATATGGAGCAACAGATGGAAGGTCTGCGTCAGTTTAAGCAGACTTGTATTCTGAGAATTGTTGCCGCGGATATTGCGGGCGCTTTGCCTGTAATGAAGGTCAGTGATCACCTTACCTATTTAGCGGAAGCGATTGTTGAAGCTGGTGTTAACCAAGCGTGGCTGCAAGTGTCAGCTAAGTTCGGTGAGCCCACTCATGTAAAAGATCGAGAAGGTCGCGGTTTTGCGGTTGTTGGTTATGGCAAAGTTGGAGGCTGGGAGCTCGGTTATAACTCCGACCTTGATATTGTGTTCATGCACGACTGTCCGGTACACATCTATACTGATGGTAAGAAAGAGATTGATGGACGCCAGTTTTATCTAAGATTGGCTCAGCGCATCATCCATATTTTCTCGACAAGAACCGCTTCCGGAATTTTGTATGAGGTCGACACACGTTTACGTCCTTCAGGAGCGTCTGGCCTGTTGGTTAGCCCTACAGATGCGTTTGATGAGTATCAACACCAAGACGCTTGGACATGGGAGCATCAAGCTCTGACTCGCGCTCGTATGATTTATGGCGATGAGCTATTGGCTTCTGCGTTTAACAAAACACGTCATGAGGTGTTGTGCTTGCCGCGTGATGAAGCGACGCTGAAAAAGTCTGTTGTGGATATGCGTGAAAAGATGCGTGGTCATTTAGGCGGAAAAAAATCTGACCGATTTATGCTTAAACAGGATGCGGGTGGTATTACTGATGTCGAGTTCTTAGCTCAATACTTAGTACTGAGATACAGCAACGAAAAACCAAAGCTTACCCGCTGGTGTGACAATGTACGAATCTTTGAAAGTTTGTTGTCGCAAGGGATTATGGATGAGCAACAAGGTGTTGCATTAATGAATGCGTATACGACGCTACGCGATGAAATTCATCATCGAAACTTACTCAATCTAGATGCAGACGTAGCGATTGATAAGTTCGAAATGGAAAGAGAACATGTTGTTCAAGCTTGGAAGCAATGGATGGAAGCATAA
- the cpdA gene encoding 3',5'-cyclic-AMP phosphodiesterase, with protein MELSHTSKFDESTIKLVQLTDTHLFAPSNGSLLSINTQDSFRAVVDGIVSQDFDYEAILATGDISQDHSAESYQKFESGIQPLEKPCYWLPGNHDFKPNMGSVLPSPQIQCVEHVLLGDNWQMVMLDSQVVGVPHGRLSDQQLDLLEQKLTEFPERNTLVLLHHHPLLVGSAWLDQHNLKDADQFWDVVQQHTNVKAVLCGHVHQDMNRDHHGVQVMATPSTCVQFKPNSDDFAVDTLSPGWREIELHQDGTVSTQVHRLPHGQFLPDFEAAGY; from the coding sequence TTGGAATTATCACACACTTCAAAATTTGATGAGAGCACTATTAAGCTTGTGCAGCTAACGGACACGCATTTGTTTGCGCCGAGCAATGGCAGCTTATTAAGCATCAACACTCAAGATAGCTTTCGTGCTGTAGTCGATGGCATTGTTAGCCAGGACTTCGATTATGAAGCGATCTTGGCTACTGGTGATATCTCTCAAGATCACAGTGCAGAGTCGTACCAGAAATTTGAGTCAGGGATTCAACCTTTGGAAAAGCCATGTTATTGGCTGCCAGGGAACCATGACTTCAAGCCTAATATGGGCAGTGTTTTACCATCACCACAAATACAGTGCGTTGAGCATGTATTGCTAGGCGATAACTGGCAGATGGTGATGCTGGATTCGCAAGTAGTTGGTGTACCTCATGGGCGTCTCAGTGATCAACAGCTTGATCTACTCGAACAAAAGCTGACGGAATTCCCTGAACGCAATACCTTGGTTCTATTACACCACCACCCACTATTGGTTGGCAGTGCATGGTTGGATCAACATAACCTGAAAGATGCAGACCAATTTTGGGACGTGGTTCAACAGCACACTAATGTGAAAGCAGTGCTGTGTGGCCATGTTCATCAAGACATGAACCGAGATCATCATGGTGTACAAGTCATGGCAACACCGTCGACTTGCGTGCAATTCAAACCGAATTCAGATGACTTTGCCGTCGATACTTTGTCTCCTGGTTGGAGAGAGATTGAATTGCATCAAGATGGCACGGTAAGTACGCAAGTTCACCGTTTGCCTCACGGGCAGTTTTTACCTGATTTTGAAGCCGCTGGTTATTAA